ACGATGGTACCCCAGACGGGAGTCGTATCGATGGCGCGATGGAGTTTTTCCGGTGAGCTATCCGTGGTATCGCCCGCCCAGGAAGCGCCGAGTTCCCGGGAAAAATCCCTCTCCCCCGGGCTGCGGGCAAAGACAAATATCTTCGACGAAGGATACATGTGACGGACCATCTGGATAACGAGGTGTGCCGAAGCGCCGAAACCGACGAGACCTATGTTCTCGCCATCGCGCATCCCCGTGAGGCGAAGCGACCTGTACCCTATCGTTCCGGCACATAGAAGGGGTGCGGCCTCAACATCCTTGAAGATGTCGGGCACCGTGAACGCGAAGGTCTCGGGCACCACCATGTACTCGGCGTACCCACCGTTGGCGTCCCTGCCGGTGGCCACAAACTCCCCGCAAAGGTTGTCGTCCCCTTCGCGGCAAAATTCACATGTTCCGCAGGAAGAGTATATCCAGGCGACCCCCACCCTGTCGCCCTGTTTCAGGCGCTTCGTACCGGGCCCACACTCCTCCACCGAACCGATGACCTGGTGCCCGGGAACAACGGGAAACCTCGGGGGCGGTGTTCTCCCCTCGATCTCGTCGAGTTCCGTGTGACAGACACCGCAGGCGTGAACGCGGATAAGGACCTCACCCTTCACCGGCTCGGGGACGGGCATGTCCACGAGCCTCAATGGCTCCCTCTCGGTCCTCAGGTCGCATATCTTCTCCAACACCATCGCTTTCACGGCTACCCTCTCGGTACAGCTTATGCCTCTGTCTGTGGCGTGTCACGTGAGGCCTGTGACGTGGGACCGCTCTATCTGATCGACAGAAGTTCGAGGTCGCATATGATGACGGCGTTGGGGCCCACCATCGTACCCGCGCCGGTCTCGCCGAAGGCAAGCTCCGGAGGGATATAGAGACGCCACGTGGACCCGGCTGGCATCTTCGTCAGGGCTTCAGCCCATCCCTTTATCACTATCTTGTTCACTGCGATCTCGGCGGGCCTGTTGTTCCAGTACGTGCTCTCAAATTCCACCCCGTCGACCAGCCTGGCCTTGTAGTGGATCGTGACGATATCGCTCATCTTCGGGATGGGGCCCTTGCCCTCCCTGAGAATGAAGTACTGCAGGCCGCTCCCGAGGGTCACAATGCTCTTGCGCTGCCTGTTCTCCTTGAGGAACGCCTCCCCTTCCCGTTTGTTCTTCTCGCCCAGTTTCCTGACCAGGTCCTTCTCGTATTCGTCAAGGGTCGTCTTCACCTCCTGGTCCGACATGGAGGGCTGCCCCCGAACGGTATCGCGTATTCCGCGGACGATCATGTCTGGATCTATATCTATTCCAAGGTTCTTCATGTTACGCCCGATGCTCACGCCGAGCGCGTACCCGGTCTTCTCCCTCGTGAGCGCCGGTCCGCCCTTGCCTTGCGCCAGAACGGGCACCGCCGTCATGAAACACAGCACCAGAAAGACCGCAACACATGCCAAAAAACAGGATCTCCTTCGGGAAACAAAACTCACCCCTGCCTCCTTTCCGCCCCTTCGCGGCCTATGGGTTTTTCATGTTTCATATGTTATTCCATGGCCTTAGAATTGTCAAATCTCCGATTTACTAGAACAATAGCTTTACATAACACTTCAGAAATTGTACATTACTGGAACAAAAAATTTTTTAACAACTTCAGGAGATCGGACGATGTCAGACGAACAGATCAACAACCAGGAAAATATTGAAGAAAGGAGCGCAACAGAAAGCGGACACGAAGAAGATTTTGCACAGCTTTTCGAACAGAGCACGCAATCGGTCAAGAGACTCGAACCGGGACAGCGGGTAACCACCCGCATCGCCGGCATCTCGGGCGATTTTGTCTATATCGACCTCGGCGGCAAGAGCGAGGGCGTCATCGACAGAAAGGAATTTCTCAACGAGGAAGGTGCCGTCACCGTTCAGGATGGTGATGAGATCGAGGCCTACTTCGTGACCGTGGAGAATGGAGCCAGAAAGTTCACCACCTTGATCCACAGCTTCCCGAGCATCACCCTGCAAAGCATCAAGAACGCCTTCGACGCCGACATCCCTGTCACGGGAAAGGTGGCTTCGGAGCTCAAGGGCGGCTACGAGATCCGCGTCGGCAAAGTGCGCTGCTTTTGCCCGTACTCACAGATGGACCTCAAGGGAAGCAGGGACGCCGGAACGTACATCGGCGAGACATTCCCCTTCAAGGTGCTTGAATACAAGGAACGGGGACGCAATATCATTCTTTCCCGCCGCGCCCTACTGGAAAAGGAACTGGAAAAGGAAAAGGAAAAGCTCAAGGAAACCCTTGCCGTCGGTATGGATATCGCAGGCAAGGTGCGGTCGATCCAAAGGTTCGGCGCCTTTGTCGACATCGGCGGCATCGATGGGCTTATTCCGCTGAGCGAACTCTCGTGGATCAAGGGATCAAGACCGGGAGACCTTGTCAGTATCGGTGACGAGGTGAAGACGAGGATACTCGAGATCGACTGGGCAAGGGACAGGATAACCTTGAGCCTCAAAGCGGTCCTTCCCGATCCCTTCCTGTCGGTACCTGAGAAATACCCTGTGGATTCAACGGTCCAGGGGGTGGTCGTCCGTCTCGAAAGCTTCGGCGCTTTCGTGAACCTCGAACCGGGCATCGACGGGCTCATCCCCATCTCAAAGCTTGGGGCGGGCAGAAGGATCAACCATCCGAAAGAAGTGCTCGAACCGGGCCAGCAGGTCGAGGCAAGGGTCGTGGATATCAGCACCGAAAAGAGAAGGCTCACCCTCTCGATGGAACGCAAGATCGTCGTGGAAGCGGTGGATCTGCCCGCGATCGGCACGCTCCTCGAGACAAAGGTGGAGCGCGTCATCTCATCGGGGATCATCGTACGCATCAAGGACGGGTTGACGGGCTTTATTCCAAACGTCGAGATGGGCACCCTGAAGGGAACGAACCACAGCAAGATGTTCCCCGTGGGCTCCCCCATGCAGGCGGTGGTAGTCGCCACCGACCCCTCCCGGGGCCGTGTGAGCCTGTCGAGGACCAAGGTCGATGAGAAGATAGAGCTTGACAGCTACACCCAGTACA
The genomic region above belongs to Syntrophorhabdus sp. and contains:
- a CDS encoding S1 RNA-binding domain-containing protein; amino-acid sequence: MSDEQINNQENIEERSATESGHEEDFAQLFEQSTQSVKRLEPGQRVTTRIAGISGDFVYIDLGGKSEGVIDRKEFLNEEGAVTVQDGDEIEAYFVTVENGARKFTTLIHSFPSITLQSIKNAFDADIPVTGKVASELKGGYEIRVGKVRCFCPYSQMDLKGSRDAGTYIGETFPFKVLEYKERGRNIILSRRALLEKELEKEKEKLKETLAVGMDIAGKVRSIQRFGAFVDIGGIDGLIPLSELSWIKGSRPGDLVSIGDEVKTRILEIDWARDRITLSLKAVLPDPFLSVPEKYPVDSTVQGVVVRLESFGAFVNLEPGIDGLIPISKLGAGRRINHPKEVLEPGQQVEARVVDISTEKRRLTLSMERKIVVEAVDLPAIGTLLETKVERVISSGIIVRIKDGLTGFIPNVEMGTLKGTNHSKMFPVGSPMQAVVVATDPSRGRVSLSRTKVDEKIELDSYTQYRDKVKEEERSDEKLGSLGELLRNKLGL
- a CDS encoding alcohol dehydrogenase catalytic domain-containing protein, producing MKAMVLEKICDLRTEREPLRLVDMPVPEPVKGEVLIRVHACGVCHTELDEIEGRTPPPRFPVVPGHQVIGSVEECGPGTKRLKQGDRVGVAWIYSSCGTCEFCREGDDNLCGEFVATGRDANGGYAEYMVVPETFAFTVPDIFKDVEAAPLLCAGTIGYRSLRLTGMRDGENIGLVGFGASAHLVIQMVRHMYPSSKIFVFARSPGERDFSRELGASWAGDTTDSSPEKLHRAIDTTPVWGTIV
- a CDS encoding FKBP-type peptidyl-prolyl cis-trans isomerase; the encoded protein is MACVAVFLVLCFMTAVPVLAQGKGGPALTREKTGYALGVSIGRNMKNLGIDIDPDMIVRGIRDTVRGQPSMSDQEVKTTLDEYEKDLVRKLGEKNKREGEAFLKENRQRKSIVTLGSGLQYFILREGKGPIPKMSDIVTIHYKARLVDGVEFESTYWNNRPAEIAVNKIVIKGWAEALTKMPAGSTWRLYIPPELAFGETGAGTMVGPNAVIICDLELLSIR